A part of Quatrionicoccus australiensis genomic DNA contains:
- a CDS encoding 2Fe-2S iron-sulfur cluster-binding protein: MSDYNSGFDSANMFSIDGRRIPFKPGQTILQAALEAGVYIPHLCHHPDLKPHGSCKLCTVTVNGRNGSACTAKALPGLEVENDTPALNDRRRVLLQMLFVEGDHFCPGCEKSGNCQLQALAYDLEMVAPHFRHFFPKRTVDASHPDIWLDLNRCIMCELCVRASRDIDGKNVFMLAGRGADSQVVVNSPTGLLKDSALTADDAAAQICPVGAILHKRIGYSVPIGQRQFDDATIGHQVEYLARRHIPIKPVAVDAPKMPEKEGV; this comes from the coding sequence ATGAGCGATTACAACAGCGGATTCGACAGCGCCAACATGTTCTCGATCGACGGTCGGCGCATTCCCTTCAAACCCGGCCAGACCATCCTGCAGGCGGCACTCGAGGCCGGGGTCTATATCCCGCACCTGTGTCATCACCCCGATCTCAAGCCGCACGGCAGCTGCAAGTTGTGTACGGTGACGGTCAACGGCCGCAACGGCTCGGCCTGCACGGCCAAGGCCTTGCCCGGTCTGGAAGTCGAGAATGACACGCCGGCCCTCAACGACCGGCGCCGCGTGCTCCTGCAGATGCTCTTTGTCGAGGGCGATCATTTCTGCCCGGGCTGCGAGAAGAGCGGCAACTGCCAGTTGCAGGCGCTGGCCTACGATCTCGAAATGGTTGCACCGCACTTCCGGCACTTTTTCCCGAAGCGCACGGTCGATGCCTCGCATCCGGACATCTGGCTCGATCTCAACCGCTGCATCATGTGCGAACTCTGTGTGCGTGCCAGCCGCGACATCGACGGCAAGAACGTTTTCATGCTCGCCGGGCGCGGAGCCGACTCGCAGGTCGTCGTCAATTCGCCGACCGGCCTGCTCAAGGACAGCGCCCTGACCGCCGATGACGCGGCGGCGCAGATCTGCCCGGTCGGTGCCATTCTGCACAAGCGCATCGGCTACAGCGTGCCGATCGGCCAGCGCCAGTTCGACGACGCGACCATCGGCCACCAGGTCGAATACCTGGCCCGCCGTCACATCCCGATCAAGCCGGTGGCGGTCGACGCCCCGAAAATGCCGGAAAAGGAGGGTGTCTGA
- a CDS encoding HlyD family secretion protein → MNRSRLGKILVFALLAVLTAAAAFYLYQQRPTGLPPGLASGNGRLEAIEVDVATKIAGRLSLLTPREGDMVEAGSVVGRIDAADLQAQLRAAEAQALQARQAVNETQAGVEKSASDAKLAGKTLQRSQELVARGFLSGATLDKDVTGVQGARAGLSQARSRVAEADAAVAAAVAKAESLKVNVDDTALKAPISGRVLYRLAEPGEVLAAGGKALTLLDLTDMYMTIYLPTAKAGQVALNSEARILLDALPGQPIPATVSFVAPKAQFTPREVETSSEREKLMFRIKLKADPAWLATHRDLAKAGMPGIGYVRIDASQPWPAELPGSGK, encoded by the coding sequence ATGAACCGTTCTCGTCTTGGCAAAATTCTGGTTTTTGCCCTTCTCGCAGTGTTGACCGCTGCCGCCGCCTTCTACCTCTATCAACAGCGCCCGACTGGCTTGCCGCCCGGTCTGGCGAGTGGCAACGGCCGTCTGGAAGCGATCGAGGTTGATGTCGCCACCAAGATTGCCGGCCGGCTGAGCCTTCTGACGCCGCGCGAGGGCGACATGGTCGAGGCGGGTAGCGTCGTCGGGCGCATTGATGCGGCCGACCTGCAGGCCCAGTTGCGTGCCGCCGAAGCGCAGGCATTGCAGGCCAGGCAGGCGGTCAATGAAACTCAGGCCGGGGTGGAAAAGTCGGCCAGCGATGCGAAGCTCGCCGGCAAGACCCTGCAACGCTCGCAGGAGCTGGTGGCACGCGGCTTTCTGTCCGGCGCCACGCTGGACAAGGATGTGACCGGCGTGCAGGGCGCGCGGGCCGGTCTTTCCCAGGCCAGAAGCCGGGTTGCCGAAGCCGATGCGGCCGTCGCTGCGGCGGTGGCCAAAGCCGAGAGCCTCAAGGTCAATGTCGACGATACGGCGCTCAAGGCGCCGATCAGCGGCCGCGTCCTCTACCGTCTGGCCGAGCCGGGCGAAGTGCTGGCCGCGGGCGGCAAGGCGCTGACCCTGCTCGACCTGACCGACATGTACATGACCATCTATCTGCCGACCGCGAAAGCCGGGCAGGTGGCCTTGAACAGCGAAGCGCGCATCCTGCTCGATGCGCTGCCCGGCCAGCCGATACCGGCGACGGTCAGTTTTGTTGCGCCGAAGGCCCAATTCACGCCGCGCGAAGTCGAAACCAGCAGCGAACGCGAAAAGCTGATGTTCCGCATCAAGCTCAAGGCCGATCCGGCCTGGCTGGCGACGCATCGCGACCTGGCCAAGGCCGGCATGCCGGGCATCGGCTATGTGCGGATCGATGCCAGCCAGCCCTGGCCGGCCGAACTGCCGGGTAGCGGAAAGTAG
- a CDS encoding Ni/Fe hydrogenase subunit alpha, with protein sequence MFALETAAHPENLRRIAIDPVTRVEGHGKVTLLLDENNKVHQVRLHIVEFRGFETFIEGRPYWEVPVTVQRLCGICPVSHQLAAVKAMDQIAGYGPLTPTAEKLRRLMHYGQMVQSHAVHFFHLASPDILLGFDSDFTRRNIVGVALDHPEIAKQGVLLRKYGQEVIRHVAGKRVHGTGAIPGGMNKALSLAERDEMAKDIEQMIAWSLGAVHMVKQLHETNPGFYNVFGEFRSNMMGLVRPDGALDFYHGALRAVDADGGTIFDQVDYATYQQVLEEEIKPWSYMKFPHIKSLGAENGWYKVGPLGRVQAASFLSTPLAEAERQAMMALGGGKPVHGTLMYHWARLIEVVHAAEMIRDLLNDPEILGLDLMADKGPRRHEAVGVIEAPRGTLFHHYRVDDDDLVTYCNLIVSTTNNNQAMNEAVRTVARQYLDGRVITEGLLNHIECAIRAYDPCLSCATHALGKMPMTVELVDPAGQVISSLSKG encoded by the coding sequence ATGTTTGCTCTGGAAACCGCTGCCCATCCCGAAAACCTGCGCCGGATAGCGATCGACCCGGTAACGCGGGTTGAAGGTCACGGCAAAGTGACGCTGCTGCTCGACGAAAACAACAAGGTGCATCAGGTGCGCCTGCACATCGTCGAGTTCCGCGGCTTTGAAACCTTCATCGAAGGCCGTCCGTACTGGGAAGTGCCGGTCACCGTGCAGCGCCTGTGCGGCATCTGCCCGGTCAGCCACCAGCTCGCCGCAGTCAAGGCGATGGACCAGATCGCCGGCTACGGTCCACTCACGCCGACGGCCGAAAAGCTGCGCCGCCTGATGCATTACGGCCAGATGGTGCAGTCGCACGCCGTGCATTTCTTCCATCTCGCCTCGCCCGACATCTTGCTCGGCTTCGACAGCGACTTCACCCGGCGCAACATCGTCGGCGTCGCCCTCGATCATCCGGAAATCGCCAAGCAGGGCGTGCTGCTGCGCAAATATGGCCAGGAAGTGATCCGTCACGTCGCCGGCAAGCGCGTGCATGGCACCGGCGCCATCCCCGGCGGCATGAACAAGGCGCTGAGCCTGGCCGAACGCGACGAAATGGCCAAGGACATCGAGCAGATGATCGCCTGGTCGCTCGGCGCCGTGCATATGGTCAAGCAGTTGCACGAGACCAATCCCGGCTTCTACAACGTCTTCGGCGAGTTCCGTTCGAACATGATGGGCCTGGTCCGGCCCGATGGCGCGCTCGATTTCTACCATGGCGCGCTGCGTGCGGTCGACGCCGATGGCGGCACCATTTTCGACCAGGTCGATTACGCCACCTACCAGCAGGTGCTGGAGGAAGAGATCAAGCCGTGGAGCTACATGAAGTTCCCGCACATCAAGAGCCTGGGGGCAGAAAACGGCTGGTACAAGGTCGGCCCGCTCGGCCGGGTGCAGGCCGCCAGCTTCCTGTCCACGCCGCTCGCCGAGGCTGAACGCCAGGCGATGATGGCGCTCGGCGGCGGCAAGCCGGTGCATGGCACCCTGATGTATCACTGGGCGCGCCTGATCGAAGTCGTGCATGCCGCCGAAATGATTCGCGACCTGCTCAACGATCCCGAGATTCTCGGTCTCGACCTGATGGCCGACAAGGGACCGCGCCGGCACGAAGCGGTCGGCGTCATCGAGGCGCCGCGCGGCACGCTGTTCCACCATTACCGCGTCGATGACGACGATCTGGTCACCTACTGCAACCTGATCGTGTCCACGACCAACAACAACCAGGCGATGAACGAGGCGGTCCGCACCGTTGCGCGCCAGTATCTCGACGGGCGGGTGATCACCGAAGGCCTGCTCAATCACATCGAGTGCGCCATCCGTGCTTACGATCCCTGTCTGTCCTGCGCGACGCATGCGCTGGGCAAGATGCCGATGACCGTCGAGCTGGTCGATCCGGCCGGGCAGGTGATCAGCTCGCTGAGCAAGGGATGA
- a CDS encoding NADH-quinone oxidoreductase subunit B family protein, whose amino-acid sequence MNAPHQLPRKLRVATTSLSGCFGCHMSLLDIDERLLELAHLVEFDRSPITDIKHCGPCDIGLVEGGVCNAENVHVLRELRANCKVLVALGACAVNGGLPAQRNNVDVNKCLTQVYRNADGVVQVPNDPELPLLLDKVYPINEIVRVDYFLPGCPPSGDTIWKFLTDLLTGRTPRIEHPLLKFD is encoded by the coding sequence ATGAATGCCCCGCATCAATTGCCGCGCAAGCTGCGGGTGGCGACGACCTCGCTGTCCGGCTGCTTCGGCTGCCACATGTCCCTGCTCGACATCGACGAGCGCCTGCTGGAACTGGCGCATCTGGTCGAGTTCGACCGCTCGCCGATCACCGACATCAAACATTGCGGGCCGTGCGACATCGGCCTGGTCGAAGGCGGCGTCTGCAATGCCGAGAATGTCCACGTGCTGCGCGAGTTGCGCGCGAACTGCAAGGTGCTGGTCGCCCTCGGTGCCTGCGCCGTCAATGGCGGCCTGCCGGCGCAGCGCAACAACGTCGATGTCAACAAGTGCCTGACCCAGGTCTATCGCAACGCCGACGGCGTGGTGCAGGTGCCGAACGATCCGGAACTGCCGCTGCTGCTCGACAAGGTCTACCCGATCAATGAAATCGTCCGTGTCGATTACTTCCTGCCCGGTTGTCCGCCCTCCGGCGACACCATCTGGAAGTTCCTGACCGACCTGCTGACCGGGCGCACGCCCCGGATCGAGCACCCGCTGCTCAAATTTGACTGA
- the fabI gene encoding enoyl-ACP reductase FabI, which yields MTTISEQNSTATALLPLAGKKGLITGVANDKSIAFAVAKAIRALGGEIALTYQNDKTAKYTQPLAEAIGAKLFLKLDVTEEGSLEAAIKQCGDEFGEIDFAIHSMAFCNGDDLHGRVIDTTEAGFDSAMNISCHSFLRMAKAVEPLMAHGGSLITMSYLGAERVVRNYGVMGIIKAALESAVRYMAYDLGPKGIRVFAVSPGPIMTRAASGIAHFDKLLESDADKAPLGRTVTIDEVGALTAFLCTSGSSGMTGQTIFVDAGAHIVA from the coding sequence ATGACCACGATCTCCGAACAAAATTCGACCGCTACTGCCCTCTTGCCGCTCGCCGGCAAAAAAGGCCTGATTACCGGTGTCGCCAATGACAAGTCGATCGCCTTTGCCGTCGCCAAGGCGATCCGTGCTCTGGGCGGCGAAATTGCCCTGACCTACCAGAATGACAAGACTGCCAAATACACCCAGCCGCTGGCGGAAGCCATTGGTGCCAAGCTGTTCCTGAAGCTCGACGTGACCGAGGAAGGCAGCCTTGAAGCCGCCATCAAGCAGTGTGGCGACGAATTCGGCGAGATCGACTTTGCCATTCACTCGATGGCCTTCTGCAATGGCGACGACCTGCATGGCCGCGTCATCGACACCACCGAAGCCGGTTTCGACTCGGCGATGAACATTTCCTGCCACAGCTTCCTGCGCATGGCCAAGGCGGTCGAGCCGCTGATGGCACATGGCGGTTCGCTGATCACCATGTCCTACCTCGGTGCCGAACGCGTCGTCCGCAACTATGGCGTCATGGGCATCATCAAGGCGGCGCTTGAATCGGCTGTCCGCTACATGGCCTACGATCTCGGCCCCAAAGGCATTCGCGTTTTCGCCGTGTCGCCCGGCCCGATCATGACCCGTGCCGCCTCCGGCATTGCCCACTTCGACAAGCTGCTCGAATCCGATGCCGACAAGGCACCGCTCGGCCGCACCGTCACCATCGACGAAGTCGGCGCACTGACGGCCTTCCTGTGCACCTCGGGCTCGTCGGGCATGACCGGCCAGACGATCTTCGTCGACGCCGGCGCCCACATCGTCGCCTGA
- a CDS encoding hydrogenase maturation protease, with protein sequence MSLAAVPPVVVIAIGNPSRGDDAIGPLLYGRLSEWLENQGLAGEFDLYEDFQLQIEHALDLKGRRLALFIDAGDNTPGPYIFSPVAAAEGIMHTSHALPPESVLQVYRQVEGGEPPPSFVLCVRGEQFALGAEPGTAALAHVEAAFALLCELCREPQVSAWSARAETGGNMAAVSARMAASTASPSPAP encoded by the coding sequence ATGAGTCTCGCCGCTGTCCCACCGGTCGTCGTCATCGCCATCGGCAATCCCAGCCGCGGCGATGATGCGATCGGGCCACTGCTTTACGGTCGACTGAGTGAATGGCTCGAAAATCAAGGTCTGGCCGGCGAGTTCGATCTTTATGAAGACTTCCAGCTGCAGATTGAGCACGCGCTCGATCTGAAAGGCCGGCGCCTGGCTCTGTTCATCGATGCCGGCGACAACACGCCGGGGCCCTACATCTTCAGTCCGGTTGCGGCCGCCGAAGGCATCATGCACACCTCGCATGCCCTGCCGCCGGAATCGGTGTTGCAGGTCTATCGCCAGGTCGAAGGCGGCGAGCCGCCGCCGTCTTTCGTGCTGTGCGTGCGTGGCGAGCAGTTCGCACTCGGCGCCGAGCCGGGCACCGCAGCGCTGGCGCATGTCGAGGCGGCTTTTGCCTTGCTCTGCGAACTGTGCCGGGAGCCGCAAGTGTCCGCCTGGTCGGCGCGGGCGGAAACAGGCGGCAACATGGCGGCGGTTTCTGCCAGAATGGCAGCGTCGACCGCCAGCCCATCACCCGCCCCTTGA
- a CDS encoding NADH-ubiquinone oxidoreductase-F iron-sulfur binding region domain-containing protein, which produces MSEVSEFSRLVEPVLLRHQRRPDRLLQILRDVQDVLDYLSDDTLVLLAEELKISYAQVRSTRDFYAFLYSENRGRYRILFSDNITDRMLGNQALFEQMLANFGLAAGQVSADGLVSVDLTSCTGMCDQGPAILVNELAITRMTPQRVDEICVLVRNEVPLADWPPEFFVVEDNIHRADMLLGTPHEPGHAIRAAITRGRDGMLAEMRAANLRGRGGAGFTTAIKWEACRQAPGEQRYIVCNADEGEPGTFKDRVLLQSYAGRVFEGMIIAGYTVGARLGLLYLRAEYRYLRPQLEAFLAEMRAQNLLGKDIAGDKGFDFDIEIHLGAGAYICGEESALIESLEGKAGKPRVRPPFPVTCGYMNQPTVVNNVETLCKATEIAIHGGAWYEAIGTKQSTGTKIISVAGDCERPGLYEYAFGVRIAQILEDCGASEAMAVQVSGASGVCLSEREFGRRIAFEDVPTAGSFMIFDTQRDLFEVARNFAHFFRHESCGFCTPCRTGTALLSDLMDKIADGRGTQYEMNELLRVQAVMKASSHCGLGQTAGNAVADTVQKFRPAYERRLAQTDFMPAFDLDAALAKGRAITGRDDALAHLDQGA; this is translated from the coding sequence ATGTCTGAAGTTTCGGAATTTTCCCGTCTCGTTGAACCTGTTTTACTGCGGCATCAGCGGCGACCCGATCGCCTGCTCCAAATACTGCGCGACGTGCAGGATGTGCTCGACTATCTGTCGGACGACACACTTGTCCTGCTCGCCGAGGAACTCAAGATTTCCTATGCGCAGGTGCGTAGCACGCGCGATTTCTATGCCTTTCTCTATAGCGAGAACCGCGGTCGCTACCGGATCCTGTTTTCCGACAACATTACCGATCGCATGCTCGGCAACCAGGCGCTGTTCGAACAGATGCTGGCCAATTTCGGTCTGGCCGCCGGTCAGGTTTCCGCCGATGGCCTGGTCAGTGTCGATCTGACCTCCTGTACGGGCATGTGCGATCAGGGGCCGGCCATCCTGGTCAATGAGCTGGCCATTACCCGGATGACGCCACAGCGCGTCGATGAGATCTGTGTCCTGGTCAGGAACGAAGTACCGCTTGCCGACTGGCCGCCCGAGTTTTTTGTCGTCGAGGACAATATTCACCGTGCCGACATGCTGCTCGGTACGCCGCATGAGCCGGGGCACGCGATCCGTGCCGCGATTACCCGTGGTCGCGATGGCATGCTGGCTGAAATGCGTGCCGCCAATCTGCGCGGCCGCGGCGGCGCCGGCTTCACGACGGCGATCAAATGGGAGGCCTGCCGCCAGGCGCCGGGCGAACAGCGCTACATCGTCTGCAATGCCGATGAAGGCGAGCCGGGCACCTTCAAGGATCGCGTGCTGCTGCAGTCGTACGCGGGACGGGTTTTCGAGGGGATGATCATTGCCGGCTACACGGTCGGCGCCCGGTTGGGCCTGCTCTACCTGCGCGCCGAATACCGTTACCTGCGGCCGCAGCTCGAAGCCTTCCTCGCCGAAATGCGGGCGCAGAACCTGTTGGGCAAGGACATTGCCGGTGACAAGGGTTTCGATTTCGATATCGAGATCCATCTTGGAGCCGGTGCCTACATCTGCGGCGAGGAGTCGGCACTGATCGAGTCGCTCGAAGGCAAGGCCGGCAAGCCGCGGGTCCGCCCGCCTTTCCCGGTGACTTGCGGCTACATGAACCAGCCGACCGTGGTCAATAACGTCGAAACCCTGTGCAAGGCGACCGAAATTGCCATTCATGGCGGTGCCTGGTACGAGGCGATCGGCACCAAGCAATCGACCGGTACCAAGATCATTTCAGTGGCGGGCGATTGCGAGCGGCCCGGCCTTTATGAATACGCCTTCGGTGTGCGCATTGCGCAGATCCTCGAAGATTGCGGCGCCAGCGAGGCAATGGCGGTGCAGGTCAGCGGCGCTTCCGGCGTTTGCCTGTCCGAGCGCGAGTTCGGCCGGCGGATTGCCTTCGAGGATGTACCGACTGCCGGTTCCTTCATGATTTTCGACACGCAGCGTGACCTCTTTGAAGTGGCGCGCAATTTTGCCCATTTCTTCCGCCATGAGTCCTGCGGCTTCTGCACGCCCTGCCGGACCGGCACGGCTCTGCTCAGCGATCTCATGGACAAGATTGCCGACGGGCGTGGCACCCAGTACGAAATGAACGAACTGCTGCGTGTGCAGGCGGTGATGAAGGCGAGCAGCCATTGTGGTCTCGGCCAGACGGCCGGCAATGCGGTGGCCGATACCGTGCAGAAATTCCGGCCGGCCTATGAGCGCCGGCTGGCACAGACCGACTTCATGCCAGCCTTCGATCTCGATGCCGCGCTGGCCAAGGGGCGGGCGATTACCGGACGGGACGATGCCCTTGCCCACCTCGATCAGGGAGCTTAA